One window from the genome of Magnolia sinica isolate HGM2019 chromosome 4, MsV1, whole genome shotgun sequence encodes:
- the LOC131244262 gene encoding uncharacterized protein LOC131244262, which yields MGSALIWNARGIGNQPTIRTLKKLIRNFNPLLLAILEPMTREERRVAIGLKLGFHSSLSNGEDGGKIWLVVKKVWEGMCSTNPMVNVQLKLKKTKQLLKVWNKEVFGNIFHHIKETQSAAFDIPKDGAPGPDGFSSSFFIECWPTVGEDIHKAACSMFSREAIPRAFTASLICLIPKSSEASKFANYHPISLCNVIYKIFSKILASRLSKVLPKLISLEQGAFVKGRAITENIVMALEAMQNLDRKTRGVNIILKLDLEKAYDRIDWNFLKQVLLKFGFKDRWVALMETCWGSSWFSVLINGEAAGFFKSFRAEAFSRSFRQLVVRGWCKPFSPPRGCPLISHLLFADDTLLFVNGSRESLNTVKEFLSSFQNVFGHRINNTKCYFVPSKDLSATRIRSTERILGFSKARSRVFVPSWEINPHQACLGKYSPPYHGSHEDASPGDNNMEYNFAQFFWGWAEGKRKCHWIAWSKIARPIEEGGLGVRNLKDVLSTLHMKMAWNVKYGDKEGPWVAHMRTIYRGDLEDALAIRTSNHAPPYWKEIRNVLPIIARNAQ from the exons ATGGGTAGTGCCCTTATTTGGAATGCTCGTGGGATAGGCAACCAGCCTACCATCAGAACTCTGAAGAAGCTGATCAGGAATTTTAACCCATTGCTACTAGCTATCCTCGAACCGATGACCAGAGAGGAGCGGAGGGTGGCCATTGGTCTGAAGTTGGGTTTTCACTCCTCGTTATCGAACGGCGAAGATGGGGGTAAAATCTGG CTGGTTGTTAAGAAGGTGTGGGAGGGAATGTGCTCCACCAACCCCATGGTAAATGTGCAGTTGAAGCTGAAAAAGACCAAACAATTACTTAAAGTATGGAATAAAGAGGTTTTTGGGAACATCTTCCACCATATCAAG GAGACACAGTCTGCAGCCTTTGACATCCCTAAAGATGGCGCCCCAGGCCCTGAtgggttttcttcttccttcttcattgAGTGTTGGCCAACGGTGGGAGAAGACATTCACAAAGCTGCATGCTCCATGTTCTCGAGAGAAGCGATCCCTAGAGCCTTTACTGCATCTCTAATATGTCTTATTCCAAAGTCCTCCGAAGCCTCAAAATTTGCTAATTACCACCCAATTAGCTTGTGTAATGTGATCTATAAAATTTTCTCCAAGATTCTCGCTTCACGATTGAGCAAGGTCCTCCCTAAACTGATCTCATTGGAACAGGGGGCTTTCGTTAAAGGAAGAGCGATCACTGAAAACATTGTGATGGCCCTGGAGGCAATGCAAAATCTCGACAGGAAAACTAGGGGCGTGAATATCATTCTGAAACTTGACTTGGAAAAAGCTTATGACAGGATTGATTGGAACTTCCTCAAGCAGGTCTTGCTCAAATTTGGGTTTAAGGATAGATGGGTTGCTCTTATGGAAACCTGCTGGGGTAGTAGTTGGTTCTCGGTCCTGATTAACGGGGAGGCAGCGGGTTTCTTCAAATCCTTTAGAG CGGAAGCCTTCTCCAGATCCTTCAGACAGCTGGTAGTTAGAGGTTGGTGCAAGCCGTTCAGCCCTCCGAGGGGTTGTCCCCTCATCTCTCACTTATTGTTCGCAGATGATACATTGTTGTTTGTCAATGGCAGCCGGGAATCGCTCAATACTGTTAAGGAATTCTTAAGCTCCTTCCAAAATGTCTTTGGTCATAGGATTAACAACACCAAGTGCTACTTTGTTCCTTCCAAGGACTTATCAGCTACTAGAATCAGGAGCACAGAGCGCATTCTGGGATTCTCTAAAGCCAGATCTAGG GTGTTTGTCCCAAGCTGGGAGATTAACCCTCATCAAGCATGTCTTGGGAAGTATTCCCCTCCATACCATGGCAGCCATGAGGACGCCAGCCCAGGTGATAACAATATGGAGTATAATTTTGCTCAATTCTTTTGGGGATGGGCCGAGGGAAAAAGGAAATGCCATTGGATTGCATGGAGCAAGATTGCTAGGCCAATTGAGGAGGGTGGCCTTGGGGTTAGAAATCTGAAAGATGTGTTGTCTACTCTTCATATGAAGATGGCTTGGAATGTTAAGTATGGGGACAAAGAGGGCCCTTGGGTGGCCCACATGCGCACCATATATCGGGGTGATTTGGAGGATGCACTTGCAATCAGAACATCCAATCACGCTCCCCCTTATTGGAAAGAGATCAGAAACGTCCTTCCGATTATCGCCAGGAACGCCCAGTAG